The following proteins are encoded in a genomic region of Hippocampus zosterae strain Florida chromosome 2, ASM2543408v3, whole genome shotgun sequence:
- the LOC127593121 gene encoding arf-GAP with GTPase, ANK repeat and PH domain-containing protein 1-like isoform X1 yields MSEGGSLQQRTTYLISLTLVKVEAVEENGGAVRSLSSGEGATAKPQTRTPGRAGQTRSRAPGAEAPGPVRGPEANEAADEGGNPPSESAPVRPERARTPKPAEPDSSPTEEICCAPEAKQSRPPFLTGAPPTETPEAAGTPARTGPPIRPAAQRPASLPKSRDGAAPRGRDTREGRDRGPASAQSLDRKDCRTPARSPGPCRASWAEASGTRAWRDAPDEVPAETGGGAAAARLRDAPGRDGLKSGSASLPAPATRAGKAPRKGKSRTLDNSDLNGLSEDLARSDEARRGQRGASKDRKMLKFISGIFTKSNSGPVGSATSAAPVFVRRDSSEEEVNIANSQEWSLSAPVPELRLGVLGSAKSGKSALVTRYVTGSYVALEKADGGRYKKEVLVDGQSYLLLIREECGAPDAQFSSWADAVILVFSLENEGSFQELYHLYGKLGSLRANVPVIVVGTQDQISSSNPRVIEDQRARQLCVDVRHSLFYETCATYGFNVDRVFSEAAQKIVAQKKQAALLACKSLPNSPGHSGGSTPGSASFPGQVSNGVSGGYACSLPSTPVLGHRELRVARGEGGGGSRSLKGIPRRPSLFKNRDSDRRAADAKGDAGAARAVAIKQSILWKRSGSSLNKEWKKKYVTLSSNGTLCYHSSSSDYAQNAHGKEIDLLRVTVKVPGKRPPRAVAPAGPSPVAPASSSGINGLSKESAAAEGADALEGASGAFPGKDAGQSSPVSERKKNRRKKSMNQKGDAAVGQAEAKRKMWKLKSFGSLRNINRTDEENADFVVVSFTGQTWHFEAPSPEERDSWVAAIESQILASLQSCESGRNKARRSSQSEAVALQAIRNTKGNDLCVDCQAPNPTWASLNLGALICIECSGIHRNLGTHLSRVRSLDLDDWPGELTQVLSAIGNRTANGVWEGRTLGRAKPAPNASREERESWIRAKYEQRAFVPPLRPQADDDMPARLLSAVTERDLARLLLLLAHSSKEAVNAGPAPAATALHAACQLGDVVMTQLLIWYGMDAKARDRQGQTAMMMARKVGSGGCVDVLLQHGCSDETPAATPVLSRRSSSASLGGGGSGRHAS; encoded by the exons ATGAGCGAAGGCGGCTCCCTGCAGCAACGCACCACCTACCTCATCTCCCTCACCTTGGTCAAGGTAGAGGCGGTGGAGGAGAATGGAGGGGCGGTCCGGAGCCTTTCCTCGGGGGAGGGAGCCACGGCGAAGCCGCAAACCCGaacgccgggccgggccggccaaACCCGCTCCCGAGCGCCGGGGGCCGAGGCTCCCGGACCCGTCCGAGGGCCCGAAGCCAACGAAGCCGCAGACGAAGGCGGGAATCCTCCGAGTGAGTCGGCCCCCGTACGGCCCGAGAGAGCCCGTACCCCAAAGCCTGCCGAGCCGGACTCGAGCCCAACAGAGGAAATCTGTTGCGCCCCTGAAGCGAAGCAATCCCGGCCTCCCTTTTTGACCGGCGCCCCCCCAACAGAGACCCCCGAAGCCGCTGGCACTCCCGCCAGAACCGGCCCGCCCATCCGTCCGGCGGCCCAGAGGCCCGCCAGTCTTCCAAAGTCCCGCGACGGCGCGGCCCCCCGAGGCCGGGACACCAGGGAGGGTCGGGATCGCGGCCCCGCCTCGGCCCAGAGTCTCGATCGCAAAGACTGCCGAACGCCGGCGCGCTCCCCGGGCCCCTGCAGAGCCTCGTGGGCCGAGGCCAGCGGGACCCGAGCGTGGAGGGACGCGCCGGACGAGGTCCCGGCCGAgacgggcggcggggcggccgCCGCCCGTCTCCGAGACGCGCCCGGCAGGGACGGGCTCAAGTCGGGGTCGGCCTCCCTGCCGGCGCCGGCCACCCGGGCCGGCAAAGCCCCGCGCAAGGGCAAAAGCCGCACGCTGGACAACAGCGACCTGAACGGCCTTTCCGAGGACCTGGCGCGCAGCGACGAGGCCCGGCGGGGCCAGCGCGGCGCCTCCAAAGATCGCAAGATGCTCAAATTCATCAGCGGCATTTTCACAAAGAGCAATTCGGGTCCGGTCGGCTCGGCGACGTCGGCCGCTCCCGTCTTCGTTCGGAGGGACTCCAGCGAGGAGGAAG TTAACATCGCCAACAGTCAGGAATGGAGCCTGAGCGCACCCGTTCCCGAGCTGAGACTG GGCGTCCTGGGAAGCGCGAAAAGCGGCAAGTCGGCGCTGGTGACCAGATACGTCACGGGCTCTTATGTGGCGCTCGAGAAAGCCGACG GTGGCCGCTATAAGAAGGAGGTGCTGGTGGACGGGCAGAGTTATTTATTACTGATTCGAGAGGAGTGCGGGGCACCTGACGCGCAG TTCAGCAGCTGGGCGGACGCCGTCATTCTGGTGTTCAGTCTGGAAAACGAAGGCAGCTTCCAGGAGCTCTACCATCTCTACGGCAAGCTGGGCTCGCTGCGCGCCAACGTCCCCGTCATCGTTGTCGGCACTCAAG ATCAAATCAGCAGCAGCAACCCGCGCGTGATCGAGGACCAAAGAGCCCGCCAGCTGTGCGTGGACGTGCGGCACTCGCTCTTCTACGAGACCTGCGCCACCTACGGCTTCAACGTGGATCGGGTCTTCTCGGAGG CTGCCCAGAAAATTGTGGCCCAGAAGAAGCAGGCGGCGCTGCTGGCCTGCAAGTCTCTCCCCAACTCTCCCGGTCACTCCGGAGGTTCCACGCCGGGATCGGCCTCCTTCCCCGGCCAG GTCAGTAACGGCGTGAGCGGCGGCTACGCCTGCTccctcccctccacccccgTGCTCGGTCACAGGGAGCTGAGGGTGGCgcgcggggaggggggcggcggcTCCCGTTCCCTCAAGGGCATCCCCCGAAGACCCTCGCTCTTCAAG AACCGGGACTCGGACAGGAGAGCCGCCGACGCCAAAGGAGACGCCGGCGCCGCTCGAGCCGTTGCCATCAAGCAG AGCATCCTGTGGAAGAGGAGCGGCAGCTCTCTGAACAAGGAGTGGAAGAAGAAATACGTCACCCTGTCCAGCAACGGCACGCTGTGCTACCACTCCAGCTCCAGC GACTACGCGCAGAACGCGCACGGAAAGGAAATCGACCTGCTGCGCGTGACGGTGAAGGTTCCCGGCAAGCGTCCTCCGAGAGCCGTGGCGCCGGCCGGCCCCTCGCCCGTggcccccgcctcctcctccggcaTCAACGGGCTCAGTAAGGAATCGGCGGCGGCCGAGGGCGCAG ATGCCCTCGAGGGGGCGTCCGGAGCGTTTCCCGGAAAGGACGCCGGCCAATCGTCTCCCGTGAGCGAGCGCAAGAAGAACAGGAGGAAGAAAAGCATGAATCAAAAAGGAGACGCGGCCGTCGGCCAGGCGGAAG CCAAGCGCAAAATGTGGAAGCTAAAGAGCTTCGGTAGCTTGAGAAACATTAACAGGACAG ATGAGGAAAACGCCGACTTTGTCGTGGTGTCCTTTACGGGTCAGACGTGGCACTTTGAGGCTCCCAGTCCGGAGGAGAGGGACTCGTGGGTGGCGGCCATCGAGAGCCAGATCTTGGCCAGCCTGCAGTCGTGCGAGAGCGGCAGAAACAAG GCGCGACGCAGCAGCCAGAGCGAGGCGGTGGCGCTGCAGGCCATCCGGAACACCAAAGGCAACGACCTGTGCGTGGACTGCCAAGCGCCAA ACCCCACCTGGGCCAGTCTCAACCTGGGCGCGCTGATCTGCATCGAGTGCTCGGGAATCCACCGCAACCTGGGCACTCACCTGTCTCGGGTGCGCTCGCTGGACCTGGACGACTGGCCCGGGGAGCTGACGCAAGTGCTGTCGGCCATCGGCAACCGCACGGCCAACGGCGTCTGGGAGGGCCGCACGCTGGGCAGGGCCAAGCCGGCGCCCAACGCCTCGCG TGAGGAGAGGGAGTCGTGGATCCGCGCCAAGTACGAACAACGGGCGTTCGTGCCGCCGCTGCGGCCGCAAGCGGACGACGACATGCCGGCGCGACTGCTTTCGGCGGTGACCGAGCGGGACCTGGCgcgcctcctcctgctgctggcCCACAGCAGCAAGGAGGCCGTCAACGCTGGGcccgcccccgccgccaccgcccTGCACGCCGCCTGTCAGCTGGGCGACGTGGTCATGACGCAACTGCTCATCTGG TACGGAATGGACGCCAAAGCGAGGGACCGCCAGGGGCAGACGGCCATGATGATGGCCAGAAAGGTCGGGAGCGGAGGCTGCGTGGATGTTTTGCTGCAACACGGCTGCTCCGACGAGACGCCCGCCGCCACGCCGGTCCTCTCCCGCCGCTCCAGCAGCGCCAGcctgggcggcggcggctccgGGCGGCACGCCTCGTAG
- the LOC127593121 gene encoding arf-GAP with GTPase, ANK repeat and PH domain-containing protein 2-like isoform X4: MSEGGSLQQRTTYLISLTLVKVEAVEENGGAVRSLSSGEGATAKPQTRTPGRAGQTRSRAPGAEAPGPVRGPEANEAADEGGNPPSESAPVRPERARTPKPAEPDSSPTEEICCAPEAKQSRPPFLTGAPPTETPEAAGTPARTGPPIRPAAQRPASLPKSRDGAAPRGRDTREGRDRGPASAQSLDRKDCRTPARSPGPCRASWAEASGTRAWRDAPDEVPAETGGGAAAARLRDAPGRDGLKSGSASLPAPATRAGKAPRKGKSRTLDNSDLNGLSEDLARSDEARRGQRGASKDRKMLKFISGIFTKSNSGPVGSATSAAPVFVRRDSSEEEVNIANSQEWSLSAPVPELRLGVLGSAKSGKSALVTRYVTGSYVALEKADGGRYKKEVLVDGQSYLLLIREECGAPDAQFSSWADAVILVFSLENEGSFQELYHLYGKLGSLRANVPVIVVGTQDQISSSNPRVIEDQRARQLCVDVRHSLFYETCATYGFNVDRVFSEAAQKIVAQKKQAALLACKSLPNSPGHSGGSTPGSASFPGQVSNGVSGGYACSLPSTPVLGHRELRVARGEGGGGSRSLKGIPRRPSLFKNRDSDRRAADAKGDAGAARAVAIKQSILWKRSGSSLNKEWKKKYVTLSSNGTLCYHSSSSDYAQNAHGKEIDLLRVTVKVPGKRPPRAVAPAGPSPVAPASSSGINGLSKESAAAEGAAKRKMWKLKSFGSLRNINRTDEENADFVVVSFTGQTWHFEAPSPEERDSWVAAIESQILASLQSCESGRNKARRSSQSEAVALQAIRNTKGNDLCVDCQAPNPTWASLNLGALICIECSGIHRNLGTHLSRVRSLDLDDWPGELTQVLSAIGNRTANGVWEGRTLGRAKPAPNASREERESWIRAKYEQRAFVPPLRPQADDDMPARLLSAVTERDLARLLLLLAHSSKEAVNAGPAPAATALHAACQLGDVVMTQLLIWYGMDAKARDRQGQTAMMMARKVGSGGCVDVLLQHGCSDETPAATPVLSRRSSSASLGGGGSGRHAS, encoded by the exons ATGAGCGAAGGCGGCTCCCTGCAGCAACGCACCACCTACCTCATCTCCCTCACCTTGGTCAAGGTAGAGGCGGTGGAGGAGAATGGAGGGGCGGTCCGGAGCCTTTCCTCGGGGGAGGGAGCCACGGCGAAGCCGCAAACCCGaacgccgggccgggccggccaaACCCGCTCCCGAGCGCCGGGGGCCGAGGCTCCCGGACCCGTCCGAGGGCCCGAAGCCAACGAAGCCGCAGACGAAGGCGGGAATCCTCCGAGTGAGTCGGCCCCCGTACGGCCCGAGAGAGCCCGTACCCCAAAGCCTGCCGAGCCGGACTCGAGCCCAACAGAGGAAATCTGTTGCGCCCCTGAAGCGAAGCAATCCCGGCCTCCCTTTTTGACCGGCGCCCCCCCAACAGAGACCCCCGAAGCCGCTGGCACTCCCGCCAGAACCGGCCCGCCCATCCGTCCGGCGGCCCAGAGGCCCGCCAGTCTTCCAAAGTCCCGCGACGGCGCGGCCCCCCGAGGCCGGGACACCAGGGAGGGTCGGGATCGCGGCCCCGCCTCGGCCCAGAGTCTCGATCGCAAAGACTGCCGAACGCCGGCGCGCTCCCCGGGCCCCTGCAGAGCCTCGTGGGCCGAGGCCAGCGGGACCCGAGCGTGGAGGGACGCGCCGGACGAGGTCCCGGCCGAgacgggcggcggggcggccgCCGCCCGTCTCCGAGACGCGCCCGGCAGGGACGGGCTCAAGTCGGGGTCGGCCTCCCTGCCGGCGCCGGCCACCCGGGCCGGCAAAGCCCCGCGCAAGGGCAAAAGCCGCACGCTGGACAACAGCGACCTGAACGGCCTTTCCGAGGACCTGGCGCGCAGCGACGAGGCCCGGCGGGGCCAGCGCGGCGCCTCCAAAGATCGCAAGATGCTCAAATTCATCAGCGGCATTTTCACAAAGAGCAATTCGGGTCCGGTCGGCTCGGCGACGTCGGCCGCTCCCGTCTTCGTTCGGAGGGACTCCAGCGAGGAGGAAG TTAACATCGCCAACAGTCAGGAATGGAGCCTGAGCGCACCCGTTCCCGAGCTGAGACTG GGCGTCCTGGGAAGCGCGAAAAGCGGCAAGTCGGCGCTGGTGACCAGATACGTCACGGGCTCTTATGTGGCGCTCGAGAAAGCCGACG GTGGCCGCTATAAGAAGGAGGTGCTGGTGGACGGGCAGAGTTATTTATTACTGATTCGAGAGGAGTGCGGGGCACCTGACGCGCAG TTCAGCAGCTGGGCGGACGCCGTCATTCTGGTGTTCAGTCTGGAAAACGAAGGCAGCTTCCAGGAGCTCTACCATCTCTACGGCAAGCTGGGCTCGCTGCGCGCCAACGTCCCCGTCATCGTTGTCGGCACTCAAG ATCAAATCAGCAGCAGCAACCCGCGCGTGATCGAGGACCAAAGAGCCCGCCAGCTGTGCGTGGACGTGCGGCACTCGCTCTTCTACGAGACCTGCGCCACCTACGGCTTCAACGTGGATCGGGTCTTCTCGGAGG CTGCCCAGAAAATTGTGGCCCAGAAGAAGCAGGCGGCGCTGCTGGCCTGCAAGTCTCTCCCCAACTCTCCCGGTCACTCCGGAGGTTCCACGCCGGGATCGGCCTCCTTCCCCGGCCAG GTCAGTAACGGCGTGAGCGGCGGCTACGCCTGCTccctcccctccacccccgTGCTCGGTCACAGGGAGCTGAGGGTGGCgcgcggggaggggggcggcggcTCCCGTTCCCTCAAGGGCATCCCCCGAAGACCCTCGCTCTTCAAG AACCGGGACTCGGACAGGAGAGCCGCCGACGCCAAAGGAGACGCCGGCGCCGCTCGAGCCGTTGCCATCAAGCAG AGCATCCTGTGGAAGAGGAGCGGCAGCTCTCTGAACAAGGAGTGGAAGAAGAAATACGTCACCCTGTCCAGCAACGGCACGCTGTGCTACCACTCCAGCTCCAGC GACTACGCGCAGAACGCGCACGGAAAGGAAATCGACCTGCTGCGCGTGACGGTGAAGGTTCCCGGCAAGCGTCCTCCGAGAGCCGTGGCGCCGGCCGGCCCCTCGCCCGTggcccccgcctcctcctccggcaTCAACGGGCTCAGTAAGGAATCGGCGGCGGCCGAGGGCGCAG CCAAGCGCAAAATGTGGAAGCTAAAGAGCTTCGGTAGCTTGAGAAACATTAACAGGACAG ATGAGGAAAACGCCGACTTTGTCGTGGTGTCCTTTACGGGTCAGACGTGGCACTTTGAGGCTCCCAGTCCGGAGGAGAGGGACTCGTGGGTGGCGGCCATCGAGAGCCAGATCTTGGCCAGCCTGCAGTCGTGCGAGAGCGGCAGAAACAAG GCGCGACGCAGCAGCCAGAGCGAGGCGGTGGCGCTGCAGGCCATCCGGAACACCAAAGGCAACGACCTGTGCGTGGACTGCCAAGCGCCAA ACCCCACCTGGGCCAGTCTCAACCTGGGCGCGCTGATCTGCATCGAGTGCTCGGGAATCCACCGCAACCTGGGCACTCACCTGTCTCGGGTGCGCTCGCTGGACCTGGACGACTGGCCCGGGGAGCTGACGCAAGTGCTGTCGGCCATCGGCAACCGCACGGCCAACGGCGTCTGGGAGGGCCGCACGCTGGGCAGGGCCAAGCCGGCGCCCAACGCCTCGCG TGAGGAGAGGGAGTCGTGGATCCGCGCCAAGTACGAACAACGGGCGTTCGTGCCGCCGCTGCGGCCGCAAGCGGACGACGACATGCCGGCGCGACTGCTTTCGGCGGTGACCGAGCGGGACCTGGCgcgcctcctcctgctgctggcCCACAGCAGCAAGGAGGCCGTCAACGCTGGGcccgcccccgccgccaccgcccTGCACGCCGCCTGTCAGCTGGGCGACGTGGTCATGACGCAACTGCTCATCTGG TACGGAATGGACGCCAAAGCGAGGGACCGCCAGGGGCAGACGGCCATGATGATGGCCAGAAAGGTCGGGAGCGGAGGCTGCGTGGATGTTTTGCTGCAACACGGCTGCTCCGACGAGACGCCCGCCGCCACGCCGGTCCTCTCCCGCCGCTCCAGCAGCGCCAGcctgggcggcggcggctccgGGCGGCACGCCTCGTAG
- the LOC127593121 gene encoding arf-GAP with GTPase, ANK repeat and PH domain-containing protein 1-like isoform X2, protein MSEGGSLQQRTTYLISLTLVKVEAVEENGGAVRSLSSGEGATAKPQTRTPGRAGQTRSRAPGAEAPGPVRGPEANEAADEGGNPPSESAPVRPERARTPKPAEPDSSPTEEICCAPEAKQSRPPFLTGAPPTETPEAAGTPARTGPPIRPAAQRPASLPKSRDGAAPRGRDTREGRDRGPASAQSLDRKDCRTPARSPGPCRASWAEASGTRAWRDAPDEVPAETGGGAAAARLRDAPGRDGLKSGSASLPAPATRAGKAPRKGKSRTLDNSDLNGLSEDLARSDEARRGQRGASKDRKMLKFISGIFTKSNSGPVGSATSAAPVFVRRDSSEEEVNIANSQEWSLSAPVPELRLGVLGSAKSGKSALVTRYVTGSYVALEKADGGRYKKEVLVDGQSYLLLIREECGAPDAQFSSWADAVILVFSLENEGSFQELYHLYGKLGSLRANVPVIVVGTQDQISSSNPRVIEDQRARQLCVDVRHSLFYETCATYGFNVDRVFSEAAQKIVAQKKQAALLACKSLPNSPGHSGGSTPGSASFPGQVSNGVSGGYACSLPSTPVLGHRELRVARGEGGGGSRSLKGIPRRPSLFKNRDSDRRAADAKGDAGAARAVAIKQSILWKRSGSSLNKEWKKKYVTLSSNGTLCYHSSSSDYAQNAHGKEIDLLRVTVKVPGKRPPRAVAPAGPSPVAPASSSGINGLNALEGASGAFPGKDAGQSSPVSERKKNRRKKSMNQKGDAAVGQAEAKRKMWKLKSFGSLRNINRTDEENADFVVVSFTGQTWHFEAPSPEERDSWVAAIESQILASLQSCESGRNKARRSSQSEAVALQAIRNTKGNDLCVDCQAPNPTWASLNLGALICIECSGIHRNLGTHLSRVRSLDLDDWPGELTQVLSAIGNRTANGVWEGRTLGRAKPAPNASREERESWIRAKYEQRAFVPPLRPQADDDMPARLLSAVTERDLARLLLLLAHSSKEAVNAGPAPAATALHAACQLGDVVMTQLLIWYGMDAKARDRQGQTAMMMARKVGSGGCVDVLLQHGCSDETPAATPVLSRRSSSASLGGGGSGRHAS, encoded by the exons ATGAGCGAAGGCGGCTCCCTGCAGCAACGCACCACCTACCTCATCTCCCTCACCTTGGTCAAGGTAGAGGCGGTGGAGGAGAATGGAGGGGCGGTCCGGAGCCTTTCCTCGGGGGAGGGAGCCACGGCGAAGCCGCAAACCCGaacgccgggccgggccggccaaACCCGCTCCCGAGCGCCGGGGGCCGAGGCTCCCGGACCCGTCCGAGGGCCCGAAGCCAACGAAGCCGCAGACGAAGGCGGGAATCCTCCGAGTGAGTCGGCCCCCGTACGGCCCGAGAGAGCCCGTACCCCAAAGCCTGCCGAGCCGGACTCGAGCCCAACAGAGGAAATCTGTTGCGCCCCTGAAGCGAAGCAATCCCGGCCTCCCTTTTTGACCGGCGCCCCCCCAACAGAGACCCCCGAAGCCGCTGGCACTCCCGCCAGAACCGGCCCGCCCATCCGTCCGGCGGCCCAGAGGCCCGCCAGTCTTCCAAAGTCCCGCGACGGCGCGGCCCCCCGAGGCCGGGACACCAGGGAGGGTCGGGATCGCGGCCCCGCCTCGGCCCAGAGTCTCGATCGCAAAGACTGCCGAACGCCGGCGCGCTCCCCGGGCCCCTGCAGAGCCTCGTGGGCCGAGGCCAGCGGGACCCGAGCGTGGAGGGACGCGCCGGACGAGGTCCCGGCCGAgacgggcggcggggcggccgCCGCCCGTCTCCGAGACGCGCCCGGCAGGGACGGGCTCAAGTCGGGGTCGGCCTCCCTGCCGGCGCCGGCCACCCGGGCCGGCAAAGCCCCGCGCAAGGGCAAAAGCCGCACGCTGGACAACAGCGACCTGAACGGCCTTTCCGAGGACCTGGCGCGCAGCGACGAGGCCCGGCGGGGCCAGCGCGGCGCCTCCAAAGATCGCAAGATGCTCAAATTCATCAGCGGCATTTTCACAAAGAGCAATTCGGGTCCGGTCGGCTCGGCGACGTCGGCCGCTCCCGTCTTCGTTCGGAGGGACTCCAGCGAGGAGGAAG TTAACATCGCCAACAGTCAGGAATGGAGCCTGAGCGCACCCGTTCCCGAGCTGAGACTG GGCGTCCTGGGAAGCGCGAAAAGCGGCAAGTCGGCGCTGGTGACCAGATACGTCACGGGCTCTTATGTGGCGCTCGAGAAAGCCGACG GTGGCCGCTATAAGAAGGAGGTGCTGGTGGACGGGCAGAGTTATTTATTACTGATTCGAGAGGAGTGCGGGGCACCTGACGCGCAG TTCAGCAGCTGGGCGGACGCCGTCATTCTGGTGTTCAGTCTGGAAAACGAAGGCAGCTTCCAGGAGCTCTACCATCTCTACGGCAAGCTGGGCTCGCTGCGCGCCAACGTCCCCGTCATCGTTGTCGGCACTCAAG ATCAAATCAGCAGCAGCAACCCGCGCGTGATCGAGGACCAAAGAGCCCGCCAGCTGTGCGTGGACGTGCGGCACTCGCTCTTCTACGAGACCTGCGCCACCTACGGCTTCAACGTGGATCGGGTCTTCTCGGAGG CTGCCCAGAAAATTGTGGCCCAGAAGAAGCAGGCGGCGCTGCTGGCCTGCAAGTCTCTCCCCAACTCTCCCGGTCACTCCGGAGGTTCCACGCCGGGATCGGCCTCCTTCCCCGGCCAG GTCAGTAACGGCGTGAGCGGCGGCTACGCCTGCTccctcccctccacccccgTGCTCGGTCACAGGGAGCTGAGGGTGGCgcgcggggaggggggcggcggcTCCCGTTCCCTCAAGGGCATCCCCCGAAGACCCTCGCTCTTCAAG AACCGGGACTCGGACAGGAGAGCCGCCGACGCCAAAGGAGACGCCGGCGCCGCTCGAGCCGTTGCCATCAAGCAG AGCATCCTGTGGAAGAGGAGCGGCAGCTCTCTGAACAAGGAGTGGAAGAAGAAATACGTCACCCTGTCCAGCAACGGCACGCTGTGCTACCACTCCAGCTCCAGC GACTACGCGCAGAACGCGCACGGAAAGGAAATCGACCTGCTGCGCGTGACGGTGAAGGTTCCCGGCAAGCGTCCTCCGAGAGCCGTGGCGCCGGCCGGCCCCTCGCCCGTggcccccgcctcctcctccggcaTCAACGGGCTCA ATGCCCTCGAGGGGGCGTCCGGAGCGTTTCCCGGAAAGGACGCCGGCCAATCGTCTCCCGTGAGCGAGCGCAAGAAGAACAGGAGGAAGAAAAGCATGAATCAAAAAGGAGACGCGGCCGTCGGCCAGGCGGAAG CCAAGCGCAAAATGTGGAAGCTAAAGAGCTTCGGTAGCTTGAGAAACATTAACAGGACAG ATGAGGAAAACGCCGACTTTGTCGTGGTGTCCTTTACGGGTCAGACGTGGCACTTTGAGGCTCCCAGTCCGGAGGAGAGGGACTCGTGGGTGGCGGCCATCGAGAGCCAGATCTTGGCCAGCCTGCAGTCGTGCGAGAGCGGCAGAAACAAG GCGCGACGCAGCAGCCAGAGCGAGGCGGTGGCGCTGCAGGCCATCCGGAACACCAAAGGCAACGACCTGTGCGTGGACTGCCAAGCGCCAA ACCCCACCTGGGCCAGTCTCAACCTGGGCGCGCTGATCTGCATCGAGTGCTCGGGAATCCACCGCAACCTGGGCACTCACCTGTCTCGGGTGCGCTCGCTGGACCTGGACGACTGGCCCGGGGAGCTGACGCAAGTGCTGTCGGCCATCGGCAACCGCACGGCCAACGGCGTCTGGGAGGGCCGCACGCTGGGCAGGGCCAAGCCGGCGCCCAACGCCTCGCG TGAGGAGAGGGAGTCGTGGATCCGCGCCAAGTACGAACAACGGGCGTTCGTGCCGCCGCTGCGGCCGCAAGCGGACGACGACATGCCGGCGCGACTGCTTTCGGCGGTGACCGAGCGGGACCTGGCgcgcctcctcctgctgctggcCCACAGCAGCAAGGAGGCCGTCAACGCTGGGcccgcccccgccgccaccgcccTGCACGCCGCCTGTCAGCTGGGCGACGTGGTCATGACGCAACTGCTCATCTGG TACGGAATGGACGCCAAAGCGAGGGACCGCCAGGGGCAGACGGCCATGATGATGGCCAGAAAGGTCGGGAGCGGAGGCTGCGTGGATGTTTTGCTGCAACACGGCTGCTCCGACGAGACGCCCGCCGCCACGCCGGTCCTCTCCCGCCGCTCCAGCAGCGCCAGcctgggcggcggcggctccgGGCGGCACGCCTCGTAG